The nucleotide window GTGGCATACGGCGGGCATGCCCGTCAGGTGCTCGACATTTTCGCGCCGGTCGCCGCGTCCCCGGGCACGCCTGCGCCGGCCTTGCGCGAAGCGGTCGTGTTCGTGCACGGCGGCGCGTTCGTGCGAGGCAACAAGAGCGTCAATGGCGAGATTTACGATAACGTGTGCCACTGGTTCGCACGGCAGGGAAAGCTTGCCATCAACGTCGAATACCGTCTGGCCGACGAAGCACCGTGGCCGGGCGGGGCGCGGGACGTGGCGCAGGCGATTGCTTGGGTGCGCGAACACGCCGACGAACTGCAAATCGACACGTCGCGGATTTTTCTCATCGGCCATTCGGCAGGCGGTACCCACGCGGCCAGTTGTCTGTTCGATCCTGCGCTGAGCGGGGCGTGCGGCGGCAACGGGCATGGTGTTGCAGGACTGATTCTCGTGAGCGCTCGCCTGTTTGCCGATGTCGACCCACGCAATCCGAATGCGGCGCCCGTGCGTGCGTATTTCGGCGCCGATGAGACCCGGTATGTCGAGCGCTCACCGCTGACCCACGCGGCGCGCGACCCGGTGCCGACGATGATCGCCATTGCCGAGTATGAAAACCGCTTCCTCGACGAGTACGGTGCGGCGCTCTTCCTGACGTTGTCGCGCGCGCGTGGCGTGGCGCCACGCTTCGTGCAGATGCGCGGGCACAATCACACGTCGATCGTCGCGCATTTCAACTCCGGAGAGGATTGGCTCGGACAGGAGATGCTCGCCTTCATGGCATCGGTGCCGCGTTGATTCCGGGCGGCGAAAGTGGCCGCCAAATCGTGTACAGTCTACAAAAAGCCGTCGCTGCTATAAAATGCGGCGTTTGTCGTGGCGCCACGGGCCTTGGAATGACCGTCCGTCGGCGCGGAACTGTCGGTTTTTGGAGATTGGAATTATGGTGCGGGGAGCCACAGGCGCAAACGGTCGCGAGCCGATCATGCACCAACAGCTGTCGGACCTGGTGATTGCCCGACTGCGCGAGTCGATCACGTCGGGGGTATACAAGCCCGGGGACCGTCTCGTGGAGGGGCGAATTGCCCAGGAGCTCGATGTATCGCGCGTGCCGGTGCGCGAGGCGCTGCGCGCGCTTGCCGTCGAGGGGCTGGTGGAAGTGCGGCCCCGCCACGGCGCCGTCGTCGCGTCGTTCGATCCGGCAACGGCGCGCGAACTGGTGCAGATTCGCGCCACGCTCGAAGGGCTCAATGCGCGTCTGGCTGCCGAACATTGCACGCCGGAGTTGGTCCGGCGCATCGAAAAAGTGCTGCAGGAAGGCAACGCCAAGGTCGCCGCGGGCGAGACGTCCGGCCTGCTCGAGCTGAACGCCCGCTTTCACGACTTGCTCTATTCGGCCGGCGCCAATGCGATGCTCGCCGAGCTCATGCGCTCGATGCGGGACCGCTCCCGCATGTTGTTCGTCAATGCCAGCGACGAGGAAGTGCGCATTACGTGGGAAGAGCACGCCGCGATCTTGAGAGCCGTTCAATCCGGCGATGCGGCGTTTGCCGCGTTGCTCGCCGAGCGCCACGTCACCCGCGCCGCACAGTACTATCTCGACAATATCGCACGCTGACACGCTCACACGCGTGCGTTCGGAATCCCTACATCATCGAGAGAATTTCCACGGCCGGCGGCACATTCGCGCCGCCACGGCGACAATCGTGTCAACGGGACTGGCGATTGGCGCCGGACTCCGAAGCGTCGGTCAAGCGGCGGGCCCGGGCGCGCTCCGCCTACCACCGAATATGGTAAGAAGTCCAGTCGGCTCGTCCTTGACCAATGCGTGTCAACGGCGATAGCATCGATTCCGCTTGCTGGTGCTACCTGTTTTCCCTACATAAATGGTTCAGCGCACTGCCGGATGGCGCTCGCGCGGAGTCTTCATTTTCGACGGGTATCATCGCGATCGATGTGGGCAGTCGATTCGTTAGGACTGTTACCGACGTACGTTCCCGTCGAAAGAGGGGCGCGAGCCATTGGCTACCGGCGAACTCGCCCGATGCCAGCGCACAATGGTCGCATTGCGTGGGGGTGCCCGGCCGTCCCGAAAAACAACCAATAATTCTGACTCCCCGGGGATGTTCGTGAAAAGTGTGCGGGCGAAATGTTGAAGATAAGGGTTTGGGCCATTTGCCTGGGGCTGGTGCTCTGCGGCCCCGTCACGGCTGTGCAGGCCGTGCGTGACCGTCTCGAGCTCGACGTGTCGTGTGACGGCTGCAAGCAGGTGGGCCGCAAGGGCGCCAACGCCGACGTGCGCCGCATCGTCCACTTCTCGCGCACGGCGTTGCTCTCGCTGCCCATGCATACGATCGACACGTCAACGCTCTGGACCACTTCGGCCCGCTGGGAGGGGCCTCGTCTGGCGGATGTCCTCGCCCGGGCCGGTTTCAAGGGCCGAACGCTTCGCGTCTACAGCTACGATGGTTCGGTGCAGGACATCCCCATTGCCTTTGTTCATCGCTATGAGCCGATTCTCGCGTACCGTGAGAATGGCGTAGAGCTGTCCCTTCGCAACTTCGGTCCGCTGTTTCTGATCTTCCCGCGCGACCAGCATCCCGATGTACTCGCCTCCGAAGTCGGCTCGCGCCGTTTCGTCTATCAGATCAAGCATATCGAGGTTCGATGATGGCTTCGGACGGCGTGTCACGACGCATTCGGATCTTCATATACACGCTGCTCTTCGTGCAGCTCGTCGGCTTGTGGGCGTTCTCCGGCTACCTTTTCATTGCGTCCCGCACCCAGTCGGAGTCTGCCGGGCCCGTAGGCGCGGAGGCCAGTTTCGCCTCGGTCATCGGTACGGAGCAGGCCGTCGACCGCACGCAGATCGACATGCTCAAGGTCGCCAACGGGCTCGCGAGCGCCGACGACATCGACGCCTCGCTACAGATACTCGAGTCTCGAATCGCGCAGATTTCGGGGCGCGGCGCCATGTCGCGCTTCATGGAATATCCGCAGTATGTCGCGAGTGTCGACAAGGTCAAGACCATATATGCCGAAATCGAGGCCATGCGCAACCAGGCGGGCAACGCCGATACCTGGATCACGCCGGGGATTGCGAAATTCGACGAGATGCGCACGCCACTCTCGGAACTCGAGATGGTCGTCGGTGAAATCAACGCCCGTCGGCGCGACGAGGTCCGCGAAGACTACGAGCATCGCCGCAGCATGCTCATGGGGTCGAGCATCGGCGCGACGATTGTGCTGCTCACGCTCGCCTACCTGTTTGCGTCGAACGCGCGCAAGTTGCGCGATGTCAGCGCGAAGCAGAAAGAAGCGCTGCAACGGGAGACGGCCGCCGCATTGTCCGCCGCGAACGCCGTGAATGCGCGCAACGCCTTCCTGGGCATGATCGGGCACGAGCTGCGCACACCATTGCAGAGCATCATGGCGGCCACGGATGTACTCGTTGAACGCAACTTCACCGGCACGGACAAGCTGCTTATCGACCAGTTGGCACGCGCGGCCAACGTGCTTGAGGCGCAGATGAAGGATCTGACGGATTTCTCGCGGATGGAGGCGGGACAACTCGCGCTGCGCAAACGCATCTTCAATCCCTATGGGGTTCTGAATGCCGCGGTGGAGTCGGTTTCCGAGCGGGCGCGTCGCAAATCGCTGGCGCTTCGTCTGGAGTTCGACGACTGGCAGGTCAAGGTGCTTTCGGACCCATTCCGGATTCAGCAGATCGTCACCAACCTGCTCGACAATGCCATCAAGTATGCCGACCGCGGCAGCGTTACCCTACGGGCGAGTCTCGAGCGGCTCCCCGGGATCGACCGTCTCAGCGTCGACGTGATCGATACGGGGCGCGGCATCGACCGCGTGAGCCAGGAGCAGATCTTCCAACCCTTCACGCAGATCGACACACCGGAGAGCAAGCGCGTCGACGGCATCGGCATGGGACTCACGATCGTTCGCGGCCTCGTCGAACTGCTTGGCGCGAAGCTCTCGCTGGAGAGCGAAGTCGGCAAGGGGTCGAAGTTTACCGTTGTGTTCGATCTGGAGCATGTCACCAGCGAGATGGAGACGCCTGGCACAGAGCCGGGCGCGACGGCCGTCACCGCGCCTTTGGAGGCGGCCGCCATGGCCGGCTCGCCGGCCATGGCAACGGCGCGCACTTCGGGGGCGCCGGCCGCGGTGGAGGCCGAGCCGGACGTCAGCGCGGTGGTGGTGCCTGCCGGCCAGACGCCACGCCGCGTGCTGGTGATCGACGATCAGGCCGACGTGCGACATACCATCGAGATGCTGCTTCGCGTGAACGGCATCGAGTGTGAGAGCGTATCCAACGCTCGCGAGGCGTATCGCCTCGTCGAACGTACCCCGTACGATGCCATCATGCTCGACCTGAACATGCCCGAGGTCGACGGCGTGTCGGCCGCCATGGAAATTCGTCGCATGGGCGGCATCAACGCGGATGTGCCGCTCATTGCCTTCAGCGCCCAGGCACCGGAGGTCATTCCCGCGCATCACCTCAGTCTGTTCGAGCATTACCTCATGAAGCCCGTGCGCGGCGATATTCTGCGCGTGGTGCTCGAGAGCATCTGGGCGACCCGCGGCGTCGGGCTGTAGCGCCCGTGGCGCCGCACAAGGGCGCGTAGAAGGGCGAGAGGAAGGGCGCGCTCAGCGCTGCGCCAGGCGCTTGTTGAGCTCGGCGACGAGCAGCGGCAATCGCGCGGGCTTCTCCAGCACGTCGACGTCGAACGCGGTAATCGCACGGGCGATATCGGACTCGTTGACGTTGCCGGCCTGCATCTGTCCGGTCAGGATGAAAACCGGGGCGTCGGGGTTGTCGGAGGTGCGAATCTCCGAGAGCGCGGTCTCCGCTGTCTCGTGATCGAGCATCCAGTCGACGACGTAGGCGTCGAACACCGTCTGTTTCAGTGCTTCGCGAAATGCCGCGGCGCTGTAAAACGCGCGGGCGTCATATCCTTTGCTGTTGAGATACATGCACACCGTGTCGGCCGTGCGTAATCCGCCTTGCGCGTCGCTGCCGCCATCGTCGTCCACCACCGCCACGGTGAGGCGCGTCGGCACGAGCGACTTCGGTCGGATCTCGATCAGCTCCACCACGAACTTCTTGCCACGCGGCGCCATGTCCGACGGATAGAGGCGCCAGCTCCCCGCCGTCGACATCGCGACATACTCGGACCCCTGACCGGTCAGGATCTCCGGCCCTATCCACGCCTGGCACGGCACCAGGTGGTTGCCGAAGTCGAGCAGCGCAGGCACGCCCTGCGCGTGTTCGGATGTCTCGGGGTCGAGCAGTGCGGTAATGGAAGCGTTGAATGCGGCCGCCACGTCGCGCAGCTCGCCGTAAGTCCAGTTGCTCTGTCCGCGCATTTTCCGATGCGCCTGCGCGGGACTCAGGCCGAGCGTCTTCGCGAGCGCGCCCGTCTGCTTCGATTTAGGGATGGCGTGACGTTCCATCAATTGGCCCACCCGCTGGGCCATCAACAGGTTGTCGTCCGAACTTTGCATGTGCGTTATGTCGTCCTGAATGAAGGGGAGGCGTTCCGCGTGCGGCCACGCACCTCACAACGGTTGTCTCCGGGTCTTGTGTACTTCGTGGAACCGGCGCCTAACGCTAGCGCAAGTCCGAGCTATCAGAAATGATGGGGTTGTTTCAATGTGTTACAAAAATGAAAGCGAAAAGCGATTGAAAGACAAAATTCGCTTCGTATAATCTCGCAAAACGCAATTCAGTTTGCATTAAACGAGAAAATTTAGGACTTCTCTCTCTCATTTGATGCCAAGGTGTAGCGTGTCGCTGCCGGTGGACGCCGGTGCCGTGATACGCGAATCCGTTGACCGGGGCAATCCCGGCCGTCTTTTTCCAGAAACCGAAATATGTTGTAACGCGAGGCTCTGCGCCCGGTCGCGTGGGGCCTTCTTTTGCCCGTAGCACCCTGCCGTACTTCTTACCAACGAGGAGCGTATCATGCTGCAACCCAAGACTGTTCGCAAATTTCGTCCCCGTCACCAGCGTGGTCAAGGGATGACCGAATACATCATTATCGTCGCGCTGATTGCCGTGGCCGCCATTGGCGTCTACGCCGCTTTCGGCAAGACCATCCGCAACCAGACAGCCGGTCTGGCGCTGGAAATGGCGGGCGACTCGAACTCCAAGAAAGCCATCAAGAATGCGGGTGACGCTGCCCAGGATTCCAGCAGCAAGGCGAATCAGCAGAAGAACCTGAGCAACTACGCCGACGGTAACCAGTAACGACCACTGGGCCGGCACGGCGGAGGATGCATCATGGACGTTCGATTCCGACGGCAGGGTCGCCGCGCTCGCGAGCGCGGCCAGGCACTGCCACTCGCAGCGGTACTGATGGCGGCCGGGGCTGCCGCCATGTATCTGGCGTTCAATGCATCGCAGCTGGTGCATGCAAAGACGAAACTCCAGGACACGGCCGACGCTGCAGCGTACAGCGTCGGCGTGCTCCAGGCGCGCGATCTCAATTTCGCCGCCTATACCAATCGGGCAATGATCGCCAATCAGGTGGCCACTGCCCAGATGATCAGTATCAAGTCGTGGATCGATGAGGTCGACGGCACCTATAAGAACGATCACTGGTTCGACACGCTGATCCAGAGCACGGTCACGCCGAACCAGCTTTGGACCATTCCCAAGAAGACGCTCGGCAGAGAAGTCAGCCTCGCCAAGCGCGTGCTTGACCGGGCGACCACGATCGCCACGCTGGGACTGGACCAGCTCGAGTCCGTGCTGAGTCTCGAGCAGTCCGCATATCACGGCGCCATTGCGCTACAGATTCCGCTCGTGGCCGAAGAGATCGCGCAGGCCAACGAGCCGAACACGCACGTCAGCAAGACCTATTTCGCAACACGTGGCGCGTTGTCGCTCTCGTCGGCGCTAGGTTTCCTGTCCAAGAACACACCGCAAGGCAAGACCGGCAAGGACCGCTTCGCCGACGTGCTGACGGACAAGGCCACGCTCGACGAGTTCGTCAAGCAGCGCGGCGTCAACATCCGCACGCCCATGGTGCCTGTCGGCATGGTGCAGGGTTGTCCCGAGAGCTTCGTGACCGCCACCAACTGGCACGCCGGGGGAACGCAACTCCGTCAGGACAAGAAGGGATGGGAAGGGCTTGACGCCACCGACGTGAATGGGGTGTGGATCTGTGTGGTCGAGGTCTTTCCGATCATCATTCCGCTCAAGTGGACGGCCGGTTCGGGCGGCGCGGCCAACGGTCCGGGAGGACGCTATTCCGGGCGCACCGGTTATGGCGGCTACAAGGATTACGGCGGCTCGCTGACCAATATGCTGACGACGCTCGCCGCCAATTCCCAGTACAAGTCGGGGCCGGGCAAGTCGCTCTCGCGCAGCGGCGGCCTCCAGCCGTATCTGGAACTCAAGACGCAATCGACGCCGGCGAACGGCGCCGACTTCAATCGCGCCCCGACGCTCGTCATAGAGGCGCAGCGCGCGTCGCCGTCGATCAATACAACGGACCGGCTCCAGATCGCGCAAGGCTCGCTGGCCGTGTCCGACGGCACCGCGTCCCAACAGATGCGAGCGATGTCCAGCGCCAGCGCCTACTTCATTCGCCCGGGCGACAGTGGTGGCGTGGCCGGCGCGCTGCGCAATGCCGCGAACTGGCGGCGTGGCGACAACAAATGGGAGTACCCCAGCGTGTTCAATCCCTATTGGCAGTCGTCGCTCGTGGAGACGAGCACGCTCGCGCTCACGGCTGGCGATGCGGCCCAGGCTTCGGGGGCGCCATGACGCACCGCCAGCTCAGTCCCAGGCGCGTGCGGCGCGCCATGCCCCGCGCGCAACGTGGCCAGGCGATGGCCGAGACGGTCGTCATCGTCGGCAGCGCGCTGCTCTTCGCATTCTGGGCGATCAACATGATCGGCCATCTGTCGGATGTGCGCGACCGCACCGAAGCGGCGGCGCGCTATGCCGCGTGGGAGCGAACCGTCTACTACGACGACAACGGCTGGGCGCCGAAGTACGGCAACGCCGCCACCAAGTCCGACGCCGCGATTCGAAGCGAGATTGCGCAACGCGTGCTGGGCCGTGGCACGAAGATCGACCGGGCCGACGGCACTCGCAATCAGCTGCCGTCGTCGGAAGAGCCCATGTGGCGAGACATCGCGGGCAACACGATCCTGCAGAAGTATGGCGACCTGCAGGTCTCGCACACCGTGGGCGGCACCGGCACGGTTGCCGACAAGGCCCTCAATGCGCTCGGCTCGCTCAGTGGCATTGGCGCCGGGTTCGACCTGCCGACGAAGAACCAGCAAAGCGCCAGCGTCTCGCTGCGCGTGGCCGGAGACAGCCCAAGCCTGGTGGCGCTCTGGCCCAACTGGGCCGGCGTGACGTTCAGCGACAAGCACGTCCTCCTGACTAACACCTGGACCCCCGACGGCAGCAACAACGCCAAATCGGTCATCGCGGGCGCAGTGCCGACCGCCAAGGGGGCCGTGCTCGATTACGCCCTGGACGTGCTCGCCCCGGCGGCGATCGATATCACCACCCTCGACCTCGGACGCATCCAGCCCGACGTCGTACCTGCCGACCGCCTGGGGAACAAATGAAACGTGTCTTTGCAGTGATTGCGCTCGGTCTGGCCTGCATCGGCACACCGGCGTGGGCGGACAGTGCTTGCGACGACGTGCCGGTCAAGGCGAAACAGGTGTCGTGGGCCGGCGAGGACATGGTCGTGAATGGCCTGAAGATGCGGGCCGCGGTCATGACTTTTTCCGAGCCCGTGAGTGCCGTGCGCGAGGCCTTTCTCGCGTACTGGCGCGCACGCAATGCGTCGATGCGCGCCGCGGACGACGGCGAGACCCTCACGCTCTCGGCCATCGACGGACAGTGCAGCTACACGCTGCAGGTGCTCTCGAACGCCCAGGCGGACTACGCGGGCATCTTCAGCGTGGCGCATCTGGATCCGGAAGCGGCCAGGACGCCCCGCGTACTCCAGCCATCGAATTACCCGTTGCCCGAAGGGCGGGTCGTATTCGACATGCAGTCGCAGGACGGCGGCAACGTTGCGCGCACCGTCCAGCTGGCGTTGACGGCGGTCTCGGCGCGCCAGGCGATGGGACGTTACGCGCAGACGCTGCGTCAGCGTGGTTGGCGAACCCTGGCCGCGGGCGCATCGAGCTATCGGCGAGCGAACCCGCAGGGATACGCGCTTGCCATGCAGAAGGATGGCTACCGCCTCGACGCGTCGTTTACCGACGCTACGGGCAAAACCATGGTGATCGTCAATGTTGCCTTTACCAACGGATAAGTCGCGCCGGGCACGGCGCGCGGGCCTCAAGTCGCAACGCGGACAGGCCTATGTGGAGTACGTCGTGGTCGTGTTGCTGGTGGTGGTCGTCTTGCTCGCGGGCAATGGCTCCGTCATGACGCAACTGCTCGCGGCGTTCAAGTCGTTCTATTCGGCGTTTTCGTACGCCCTTTCGCTGCCCTGACACACGGGCAGGGCGATCAACCGACTGATGGATAAACAGAAATGATGTTCAAGAGAATCAAGACACAGGCGTTGATTCACAATCCGTGGGTCATGCTCGGGGTGGCGGTATTCGCGGCGGCGCTGCTGACCTTGTGGATATACAAGTACATGTCCGGCCGCGAAGCCGCGATGCGTCAGTCGCTCATGGAATCGATGAACGCGAACACCCGCGTTTCGGTGCTCGTGCCGACGTCGGACCTGAAAGCCGGCGCGACCGTGACCACGGGCAATTTCGCCGCGCGTCAGGTGCCTGTCGACTTTGTCTACGACGACACCGTGCGTGCCGACGAATTCGACGCCGTCGAGAACCAGACGCTCGTGCGCGCGGTGCATCGAGGTTCGCCGATTCGCCGGGCGGACATTTCCGCCATGCAGGCGCGGGACTTCTCCGACATGCTCAAGGCGGGCACGCGCGCCCTGACCATCGACATCGACGCGACGAACTCGGCGGACAACATGCTCAAGCCGGGCAACCACATCGACCTGTTCCTGATCGCCAATCCGCCGTCGAGCGCGCCGGGCACGAGCAACGGCGGATCGGGCGGCAATGCGCAATCCGCCCAGCTGCTGCTCTCCGATCTCACGGTGCTGGCTACCGGTCGCGACGTGCGCCCGCGCGACTACGGCGAGCAGATGTCGCGTGATCGCAGCGAAGACGCGCCCAGCGACGAATACGGCAGCCTGACCTTGCAGGTCACGCCGGAGCAGGCCGGCAAGATCGCGCTGGCGCAGAAGATCGGCAGCCTGCGCGCGGTGCTGCGCAACCGCTCCGACAAGGCCGCCACGCCCGATGTGGTGGTGCATCAGTCGGCGCTGTTCGGCGACGCGGGCGCCGACGGCATCCAGTACATCATCGGCGGATCGCACGACAGTTCCGTGTCGGTGCGTCCCGAACTGGCGATGCCCGGGATGCGCACACCGATCGCCGACGCGGCTGCGCCCCGCCCGGCACTCACGCCGAGCGATGCGCAGCGTCGGGTCATGGAGCAGGTTCAGTCCGCACTGGCAGGGCGACGGGGGCAGTAACGCGCCAGTCAGGCACACGGGGGCACACGCATTCGCCCAAGGCGCGGCGCGCATGAGACGACACGACCGCGCGCCCACTCAAACGTAAGAATACGACACGCACGACAATGAAAACCGAACTTCAGGGAGTGCCTTCGCGAGCGAAGCGAGGGGTTTGCTTGTTCACCGCGGTGAGCTTCGCATGGCTGAACATGACGACCCCGGTCCTCGCGCAGCAGGCGCCCGCCGCCGCACAAAAGGCACCGGGCCAGCAGACGCCGGCCACGGCGCCGAAAGCTCCCGCACAGCAACTCGCCGCTCGCAGCGCGTCGGTCAACGACGCTGCGGCCGTGATCTACGAAAACCGTAACGCCCGCTCGGCCGCGAGCGCGCCCATGTTCATGTACAAGGGCGAAGTGCGCGTGATCCCGATCGAGGGCAAGGTCAAGCGTGTGGCCGTCGGGAACGGCGACCTCATCAATGCTTCCGTCGTCGACCATCAGTTGCTGCTGCTGGCGCAGGCCCCGGGAGAGACGTCGCTGGTCGTATGGACCGACCAGGGCATGGCGATCAACACGAAGGTCTCCGTCTCCACGCTCGATCGCAACGCCACGCTCGCGCGGCTGCAACGCTCGCTCGGCTTCGTCGAAGGACTTAGCATCGACGCAAATGGCGGTCATTTCATCGTCCACGGCAAGGTTCACGCGGAGCAGGCCAAGATGCTCTCGAATGCGCTCGACGGCCT belongs to Pandoraea pnomenusa and includes:
- a CDS encoding alpha/beta hydrolase, which encodes MVSESCVMGAPFGALSPDWQRRMLALGPRWNDDIIAHRKAVIDCYTPILAVAPKSPHVERNVAYGGHARQVLDIFAPVAASPGTPAPALREAVVFVHGGAFVRGNKSVNGEIYDNVCHWFARQGKLAINVEYRLADEAPWPGGARDVAQAIAWVREHADELQIDTSRIFLIGHSAGGTHAASCLFDPALSGACGGNGHGVAGLILVSARLFADVDPRNPNAAPVRAYFGADETRYVERSPLTHAARDPVPTMIAIAEYENRFLDEYGAALFLTLSRARGVAPRFVQMRGHNHTSIVAHFNSGEDWLGQEMLAFMASVPR
- a CDS encoding GntR family transcriptional regulator — its product is MVRGATGANGREPIMHQQLSDLVIARLRESITSGVYKPGDRLVEGRIAQELDVSRVPVREALRALAVEGLVEVRPRHGAVVASFDPATARELVQIRATLEGLNARLAAEHCTPELVRRIEKVLQEGNAKVAAGETSGLLELNARFHDLLYSAGANAMLAELMRSMRDRSRMLFVNASDEEVRITWEEHAAILRAVQSGDAAFAALLAERHVTRAAQYYLDNIAR
- a CDS encoding molybdopterin-dependent oxidoreductase; amino-acid sequence: MLKIRVWAICLGLVLCGPVTAVQAVRDRLELDVSCDGCKQVGRKGANADVRRIVHFSRTALLSLPMHTIDTSTLWTTSARWEGPRLADVLARAGFKGRTLRVYSYDGSVQDIPIAFVHRYEPILAYRENGVELSLRNFGPLFLIFPRDQHPDVLASEVGSRRFVYQIKHIEVR
- a CDS encoding hybrid sensor histidine kinase/response regulator, with protein sequence MMASDGVSRRIRIFIYTLLFVQLVGLWAFSGYLFIASRTQSESAGPVGAEASFASVIGTEQAVDRTQIDMLKVANGLASADDIDASLQILESRIAQISGRGAMSRFMEYPQYVASVDKVKTIYAEIEAMRNQAGNADTWITPGIAKFDEMRTPLSELEMVVGEINARRRDEVREDYEHRRSMLMGSSIGATIVLLTLAYLFASNARKLRDVSAKQKEALQRETAAALSAANAVNARNAFLGMIGHELRTPLQSIMAATDVLVERNFTGTDKLLIDQLARAANVLEAQMKDLTDFSRMEAGQLALRKRIFNPYGVLNAAVESVSERARRKSLALRLEFDDWQVKVLSDPFRIQQIVTNLLDNAIKYADRGSVTLRASLERLPGIDRLSVDVIDTGRGIDRVSQEQIFQPFTQIDTPESKRVDGIGMGLTIVRGLVELLGAKLSLESEVGKGSKFTVVFDLEHVTSEMETPGTEPGATAVTAPLEAAAMAGSPAMATARTSGAPAAVEAEPDVSAVVVPAGQTPRRVLVIDDQADVRHTIEMLLRVNGIECESVSNAREAYRLVERTPYDAIMLDLNMPEVDGVSAAMEIRRMGGINADVPLIAFSAQAPEVIPAHHLSLFEHYLMKPVRGDILRVVLESIWATRGVGL
- a CDS encoding response regulator → MQSSDDNLLMAQRVGQLMERHAIPKSKQTGALAKTLGLSPAQAHRKMRGQSNWTYGELRDVAAAFNASITALLDPETSEHAQGVPALLDFGNHLVPCQAWIGPEILTGQGSEYVAMSTAGSWRLYPSDMAPRGKKFVVELIEIRPKSLVPTRLTVAVVDDDGGSDAQGGLRTADTVCMYLNSKGYDARAFYSAAAFREALKQTVFDAYVVDWMLDHETAETALSEIRTSDNPDAPVFILTGQMQAGNVNESDIARAITAFDVDVLEKPARLPLLVAELNKRLAQR
- a CDS encoding Flp family type IVb pilin; protein product: MLQPKTVRKFRPRHQRGQGMTEYIIIVALIAVAAIGVYAAFGKTIRNQTAGLALEMAGDSNSKKAIKNAGDAAQDSSSKANQQKNLSNYADGNQ
- a CDS encoding pilus assembly protein TadG-related protein, with protein sequence MDVRFRRQGRRARERGQALPLAAVLMAAGAAAMYLAFNASQLVHAKTKLQDTADAAAYSVGVLQARDLNFAAYTNRAMIANQVATAQMISIKSWIDEVDGTYKNDHWFDTLIQSTVTPNQLWTIPKKTLGREVSLAKRVLDRATTIATLGLDQLESVLSLEQSAYHGAIALQIPLVAEEIAQANEPNTHVSKTYFATRGALSLSSALGFLSKNTPQGKTGKDRFADVLTDKATLDEFVKQRGVNIRTPMVPVGMVQGCPESFVTATNWHAGGTQLRQDKKGWEGLDATDVNGVWICVVEVFPIIIPLKWTAGSGGAANGPGGRYSGRTGYGGYKDYGGSLTNMLTTLAANSQYKSGPGKSLSRSGGLQPYLELKTQSTPANGADFNRAPTLVIEAQRASPSINTTDRLQIAQGSLAVSDGTASQQMRAMSSASAYFIRPGDSGGVAGALRNAANWRRGDNKWEYPSVFNPYWQSSLVETSTLALTAGDAAQASGAP
- the cpaB gene encoding Flp pilus assembly protein CpaB, with amino-acid sequence MMFKRIKTQALIHNPWVMLGVAVFAAALLTLWIYKYMSGREAAMRQSLMESMNANTRVSVLVPTSDLKAGATVTTGNFAARQVPVDFVYDDTVRADEFDAVENQTLVRAVHRGSPIRRADISAMQARDFSDMLKAGTRALTIDIDATNSADNMLKPGNHIDLFLIANPPSSAPGTSNGGSGGNAQSAQLLLSDLTVLATGRDVRPRDYGEQMSRDRSEDAPSDEYGSLTLQVTPEQAGKIALAQKIGSLRAVLRNRSDKAATPDVVVHQSALFGDAGADGIQYIIGGSHDSSVSVRPELAMPGMRTPIADAAAPRPALTPSDAQRRVMEQVQSALAGRRGQ